The following coding sequences are from one Mesotoga sp. UBA6090 window:
- a CDS encoding damage-control phosphatase ARMT1 family protein, with protein MKIDLRCIPCTLNSLLRILDQNHAGEEEKKQVVRIFMKEVAEMDWSDTPIDIGRKVGEALEPLFGNHDAFREIKKLSNKNLMEIYEDLKTELLTLDDPLIGALKLSVAGNIIDVAPGHKIDIHTTMSEALSKLFAIDDLEELADRIRRADSLLIVGDNCGEAVLDKLLLDIADVPNSYFSVRTKPALNDITMEEALEIGMNEVATILDSGADAPGTQEKTMKRGFFEVYSRADVVISKGQGNLEGLSSARREIFFLLMAKCEVIGGFLGVPKGSFVAYKKAESRG; from the coding sequence ATGAAGATAGATCTCAGATGTATTCCCTGCACCTTAAACAGTCTTCTCAGGATTCTTGACCAGAACCACGCCGGAGAAGAAGAGAAGAAGCAGGTGGTAAGAATCTTCATGAAGGAAGTTGCGGAGATGGACTGGTCTGACACTCCGATAGATATCGGAAGAAAGGTCGGCGAGGCTCTCGAACCTCTATTTGGCAATCATGACGCCTTCAGGGAAATTAAGAAGCTTTCAAACAAGAATCTCATGGAGATCTACGAAGACCTCAAGACGGAGCTGCTGACTCTGGATGATCCTTTGATTGGAGCACTTAAGCTCTCCGTAGCAGGAAACATCATAGATGTCGCTCCCGGCCACAAGATCGATATCCATACTACAATGAGTGAAGCTCTATCGAAGTTATTTGCAATAGATGATCTTGAAGAACTTGCAGATAGAATTCGAAGGGCAGACTCTCTGTTGATCGTCGGTGACAACTGCGGAGAGGCAGTTCTCGACAAACTCCTGCTAGATATTGCCGATGTCCCCAATAGCTACTTTTCTGTCAGAACAAAACCTGCGCTGAACGATATTACTATGGAAGAAGCGCTTGAAATAGGAATGAACGAAGTTGCAACTATTCTCGACTCGGGTGCAGATGCCCCTGGCACTCAGGAAAAGACAATGAAGAGAGGTTTTTTCGAAGTCTATTCAAGGGCAGATGTAGTAATCTCTAAAGGACAGGGCAATCTAGAAGGTTTGAGCTCCGCAAGACGCGAGATCTTCTTCTTGCTCATGGCCAAGTGCGAGGTGATTGGCGGTTTCCTGGGAGTTCCAAAGGGTTCGTTCGTTGCCTACAAAAAGGCAGAATCGAGGGGATAG
- a CDS encoding chemotaxis protein, translated as MYYRSKENGIFNFNLYSSYRAVGSRYIATRPSEQEDVVEELNSEDDAKLFEDFIWASLQRVRDYIDFKDFDSFCHGRRQ; from the coding sequence GTGTATTACAGATCAAAAGAAAATGGCATTTTCAATTTTAATCTTTATTCTAGTTACAGGGCAGTGGGGAGTCGATACATCGCTACACGTCCATCGGAGCAAGAAGATGTTGTTGAGGAATTAAACAGCGAAGATGACGCGAAGCTTTTCGAAGACTTCATCTGGGCATCTCTTCAGAGAGTTCGCGACTATATCGACTTCAAAGACTTTGACAGTTTTTGTCATGGAAGAAGGCAGTGA
- a CDS encoding inorganic phosphate transporter has protein sequence MGEQNLNFDAIILLITDHEGIVLLLAFLPAVFFGWTLGRNDAANIYGTTVTSGILKYRSAALISSFAVLAGAMLGGAGGMETLSGLSSHTLLSASVNAAAAGISVLLLNRLGLPVSSSQAVVGSLIGIGLLKGGVDWLIVLKIVACWITTPLGAAIAAFLLID, from the coding sequence TTGGGCGAACAGAACCTAAACTTTGATGCTATAATCCTCCTAATCACTGATCATGAAGGGATAGTTTTGCTTCTCGCATTCTTGCCTGCTGTCTTCTTCGGATGGACTCTCGGAAGGAACGACGCAGCCAATATTTATGGTACAACCGTAACAAGCGGTATTTTGAAATACAGATCAGCAGCTTTGATCTCAAGCTTCGCCGTGCTGGCGGGAGCAATGCTCGGTGGCGCTGGCGGAATGGAGACTCTGTCAGGCCTGAGTTCTCACACACTTCTTTCAGCTTCAGTGAATGCGGCTGCTGCAGGAATATCCGTCCTCCTGCTTAACAGACTGGGATTGCCAGTTTCCTCTTCCCAGGCAGTCGTCGGCTCTTTAATCGGAATTGGCTTGCTTAAAGGCGGCGTTGATTGGCTTATCGTGCTCAAGATTGTAGCCTGCTGGATAACGACTCCTCTGGGCGCTGCAATTGCAGCTTTCCTTCTTATCGACTGA
- a CDS encoding Orn/Lys/Arg decarboxylase N-terminal domain-containing protein, with amino-acid sequence MELFKDFPVLVVDDDLRSENTGGRATREIVKELQKRGFSVIESYSGYDCRIEFMSHSNVSCVLLDWDLVIKPDAEFLGPGEIIEMIRGRNMLIPIFLMTEKLKVMEIPLEIVSQIDGYVWKLEDSPSFIAGRIEEATERYMDELQPPFLKELIRYVDEFKYSWHTPGHSGGEAFLKSSTGKIFHNFFGENIFRSDLSVSVPELGSLLEHTEAIGESEKSAAKIFGSDETYFVTNGTSTSNKIVFHYCVTPGDIVLVDRNCHKSIMHSIIMTGAIPIYLTPSRNSLGIIGPIHEENFEWSEIEKAIKESPLVEDKENFKIKLAVVTNSTYDGLCYNAKTILDGLEKVVDFVLFDEAWYAYAKFHQMYLGRFGMSPDIDREKSPVVFSTHSTHKLLAAFSQGSMIHVKDGRKRVDHGRFNEAYMMHMSTSPQYAIIASLDVAAKMMAGNAGRFLIDETIQEAIIFRKKMKHLKKEIELKETERKRRWWLEIWQPQKVSVETENGQRKTFDLEDIDESILKDRPDCWYLKANEDWHGFGKLENDYVLLDPVKVTVMTPGITRQGRMRNWGIPATIVTTFLRDRGIVVEKSGHYSFLILFSLGLTKGKSGTLLAELFTFKKLFDEDAPLDDVFPDIVREFPKKYGKMTLQELCRQMHEYLRKVRITKVLKDVYSHNPEQVMLPAKAYSELVNENTELVRIRELQNRISAVMVVPYPPGIPVIMPGERYTDETKRIVEYLNLSEEFDNKFPGFENEMHGLKMKIDSNNKKRYYTYCLKEIEQSEGE; translated from the coding sequence ATGGAGCTTTTCAAAGACTTTCCGGTTCTTGTTGTCGATGATGATTTACGTTCCGAAAATACCGGTGGAAGAGCTACAAGGGAGATTGTCAAAGAGCTTCAGAAGAGAGGCTTTTCCGTCATTGAATCTTACTCAGGCTACGACTGTAGAATCGAGTTCATGTCTCATTCGAATGTCAGCTGTGTTTTGCTCGATTGGGATCTCGTAATAAAACCGGACGCAGAGTTTTTGGGACCGGGCGAAATTATTGAGATGATTCGTGGAAGGAATATGCTTATTCCAATCTTCCTTATGACTGAGAAATTGAAAGTAATGGAGATTCCTCTAGAAATAGTCAGTCAGATCGATGGCTATGTTTGGAAGCTCGAAGATAGCCCATCTTTCATTGCGGGAAGGATCGAGGAAGCAACTGAGCGATACATGGACGAACTTCAGCCTCCCTTTTTGAAAGAGCTCATAAGATACGTAGATGAATTCAAGTATTCATGGCACACCCCAGGCCACAGCGGTGGAGAGGCTTTCTTGAAGTCATCTACCGGGAAGATCTTCCATAACTTCTTCGGCGAGAATATTTTCAGGAGCGACTTATCCGTTTCGGTGCCGGAACTCGGATCGCTCCTTGAGCATACAGAAGCTATTGGAGAATCGGAAAAGTCAGCGGCCAAGATTTTCGGTTCCGACGAGACTTACTTTGTAACGAACGGTACCTCCACATCCAACAAGATCGTCTTCCATTACTGCGTGACCCCGGGAGACATAGTTCTAGTTGACAGAAACTGTCACAAGTCGATTATGCATTCAATAATAATGACAGGCGCCATTCCGATTTATCTTACTCCCAGCAGGAACTCGCTCGGAATAATCGGACCTATTCATGAAGAGAATTTTGAATGGAGCGAGATAGAGAAAGCGATAAAGGAAAGCCCTCTCGTCGAAGATAAAGAGAACTTCAAAATAAAGCTGGCCGTCGTTACAAATTCCACTTACGACGGTCTCTGCTACAACGCAAAGACAATTCTGGACGGGCTTGAGAAAGTGGTAGATTTCGTGCTTTTCGATGAGGCGTGGTACGCGTATGCGAAATTCCACCAGATGTATCTCGGCCGCTTCGGCATGTCGCCAGATATTGACAGAGAAAAGTCGCCGGTGGTCTTCTCAACTCATTCCACCCACAAGCTTCTCGCTGCCTTCTCTCAGGGTTCAATGATTCATGTCAAGGACGGGAGAAAGAGGGTTGATCACGGAAGATTCAACGAAGCATACATGATGCATATGTCAACCTCTCCCCAGTACGCAATAATTGCCTCGCTGGACGTGGCAGCAAAAATGATGGCCGGCAACGCCGGAAGATTCCTGATAGATGAAACAATACAAGAGGCAATTATCTTCAGAAAGAAGATGAAGCATCTGAAAAAAGAGATCGAACTGAAAGAAACCGAACGAAAGAGAAGATGGTGGCTGGAAATATGGCAGCCACAAAAGGTCTCAGTTGAGACAGAAAACGGGCAGAGAAAAACCTTCGATCTCGAAGATATAGATGAGTCTATTCTCAAGGACAGACCAGACTGCTGGTACCTGAAAGCAAACGAAGACTGGCACGGATTTGGAAAGCTCGAAAACGACTACGTTCTCCTCGATCCGGTGAAAGTTACTGTTATGACCCCTGGAATAACAAGACAGGGACGAATGAGAAACTGGGGTATACCCGCAACGATAGTCACTACCTTCCTTAGGGACAGAGGGATAGTCGTTGAGAAATCCGGTCATTACTCATTCCTGATACTCTTTTCTCTGGGACTGACAAAGGGAAAATCCGGAACACTGCTAGCAGAGCTTTTCACTTTCAAGAAGCTTTTCGACGAAGACGCTCCTCTGGATGATGTATTTCCGGATATTGTGAGAGAGTTTCCAAAGAAGTATGGAAAGATGACCCTTCAGGAGCTTTGCAGACAGATGCATGAATACCTCAGGAAGGTGAGAATTACGAAGGTTCTCAAGGACGTCTATTCTCACAATCCCGAACAGGTAATGCTTCCCGCAAAGGCATACTCGGAACTCGTCAATGAAAATACAGAGCTAGTAAGAATCCGCGAACTTCAAAACAGGATATCGGCCGTCATGGTTGTTCCGTATCCTCCCGGAATACCCGTCATAATGCCTGGCGAGAGATACACAGACGAAACAAAGCGAATAGTTGAGTATCTCAATCTATCCGAAGAGTTCGATAACAAGTTCCCCGGTTTCGAGAATGAGATGCATGGCTTAAAAATGAAGATAGACAGCAACAACAAGAAGAGATACTATACATACTGCTTGAAGGAGATCGAACAGTCAGAAGGCGAATAG
- a CDS encoding alpha/beta hydrolase-fold protein — protein sequence MFRKGFVALIVILFAGFTAFSLTFEVSMSQEAIDTVASLGLETPVNGRVFVIVSKDSSTEPSVQTDVRGVPFWGKDVFGMTSESVVKISDGDMAVTGYPIDLSDLPAGEYFVQALINVYTTFNRADGHTVLMHDDTGDGQWFWESVGNATSKTKKVYLDPANPGSVELSITEVIMSDYELEPGMVLQQGNYTDSEWVKYIKIKSDVVSEFWGKDMYIGANVLLPEGYYDNPDAYYPVIYYQGHFPGGSAPVGFRTNNDVYKFWTEDGNARFIAVSIRDATPYYDTSYSVDSVNSGPYGTAITEELIPYLESQFRMIPEKWARILAGGSTGGWEALAMKVFCPDFFGRTYVWYPDGVDFNYYQLINIYNDDNAYYSDFGWVKTERPSARDTHGNIRFTVKQENYFEMAAGPSNRSGGQWSVWEATYSPLGADGFPQPIWDQVTGEINKKVADYWKENFDLNYILQENWEEIGPKIAGDVHVAVGDMDNYYLNEAVYLLKAAMEKMENPVSDMTFDFGPNQGHGWKGWSPVNPEKALALQEWLSQLSEYMIENAPEEVEKNWIY from the coding sequence ATGTTTAGAAAGGGTTTTGTTGCCCTAATTGTTATTCTTTTTGCTGGATTCACGGCGTTTTCACTGACTTTCGAAGTGTCAATGAGCCAGGAAGCCATTGATACAGTGGCTTCTCTCGGCCTTGAGACACCTGTAAACGGAAGGGTCTTCGTTATTGTCAGCAAAGACTCGTCCACTGAGCCAAGTGTGCAGACAGATGTTAGAGGAGTTCCCTTCTGGGGGAAAGATGTATTCGGTATGACCTCTGAATCGGTTGTGAAGATCTCCGATGGAGATATGGCAGTAACCGGCTATCCCATCGATCTATCTGACTTGCCTGCTGGAGAATATTTCGTTCAGGCACTGATTAATGTCTACACGACATTCAACAGGGCAGACGGTCACACGGTTCTTATGCATGACGATACCGGCGACGGTCAATGGTTCTGGGAATCCGTTGGTAATGCTACGAGCAAGACGAAGAAAGTCTATCTGGATCCTGCAAACCCAGGGTCAGTAGAACTTTCAATCACTGAAGTGATCATGTCAGATTACGAGCTGGAGCCTGGAATGGTCCTCCAGCAAGGGAACTATACTGACAGTGAATGGGTGAAGTACATAAAGATTAAGAGCGACGTGGTGTCTGAGTTCTGGGGAAAAGACATGTATATCGGTGCCAATGTCCTTCTTCCTGAAGGCTATTACGACAATCCCGACGCTTACTATCCAGTGATCTATTATCAAGGTCATTTCCCCGGTGGTTCCGCGCCGGTAGGTTTCAGAACAAACAACGATGTCTACAAATTCTGGACAGAAGACGGGAATGCGAGATTCATAGCCGTATCTATCAGGGATGCGACACCCTACTACGATACTTCATATTCAGTTGACTCGGTAAACTCAGGTCCTTATGGAACTGCAATCACTGAAGAGCTGATACCTTACCTAGAAAGCCAGTTCAGAATGATTCCTGAGAAATGGGCGAGAATTTTGGCAGGTGGGTCAACTGGTGGATGGGAGGCCCTGGCGATGAAGGTCTTCTGCCCTGACTTCTTCGGAAGAACGTATGTTTGGTATCCCGATGGGGTTGATTTCAACTACTACCAGCTTATCAATATCTATAATGATGACAATGCGTACTACTCCGATTTTGGCTGGGTTAAGACTGAGAGACCAAGCGCGAGAGACACCCACGGAAACATCAGATTCACCGTAAAGCAGGAAAACTATTTCGAAATGGCTGCAGGACCAAGCAACAGATCTGGTGGACAGTGGTCCGTTTGGGAAGCCACATACAGTCCTTTGGGAGCAGACGGATTCCCTCAGCCAATATGGGACCAGGTTACAGGCGAGATTAACAAGAAAGTAGCCGATTACTGGAAGGAAAACTTCGACCTCAACTACATCTTGCAGGAGAACTGGGAAGAGATAGGTCCCAAGATAGCCGGTGATGTGCATGTTGCGGTGGGCGATATGGACAACTATTATCTCAATGAGGCCGTCTATCTTTTGAAGGCAGCTATGGAGAAGATGGAAAACCCGGTCTCCGACATGACCTTCGATTTCGGCCCAAATCAGGGTCATGGCTGGAAGGGATGGAGCCCGGTCAATCCAGAGAAAGCACTTGCTCTACAGGAATGGCTTTCACAGCTTTCGGAATACATGATAGAGAATGCTCCGGAGGAAGTGGAAAAGAACTGGATATACTAG
- a CDS encoding response regulator transcription factor — MKILIVEDEATISAFLQKGLKEEGFFVDAAKNGNEAIMLASSNQYDVIVLDILLPGKNGYEVCRELRASGNYTPVLMLTALDSVDERVKGLNTGADDYLVKPFAFKELLARVNALLRRPRETFEQVLRVSDLSIDTVSHTVRRGDVEIELSPKEYRLLEYLARNAHQVLSRTQIAESAWDQDFFSDSNVVDVYIRYLRKKIDDPFPTKLINTVRGFGYRLG, encoded by the coding sequence CTGAAAATTCTGATAGTTGAAGATGAAGCGACGATCTCTGCTTTTCTTCAAAAAGGTTTGAAAGAAGAGGGTTTTTTCGTCGATGCCGCAAAGAATGGAAATGAAGCGATTATGCTCGCTTCATCTAATCAATATGATGTGATCGTACTTGACATCCTTCTTCCCGGCAAGAACGGCTATGAAGTCTGCAGAGAACTGAGAGCGAGCGGTAACTACACTCCTGTTCTGATGCTGACTGCTCTTGATTCTGTTGATGAGAGAGTAAAGGGACTTAATACCGGAGCCGATGACTATCTTGTGAAACCCTTTGCCTTCAAGGAGTTGCTTGCAAGGGTAAACGCACTGCTCAGGAGACCACGAGAGACTTTCGAACAAGTTTTAAGGGTCAGTGATCTTTCAATAGATACAGTTTCTCATACTGTCAGGAGAGGCGATGTTGAGATAGAACTCTCCCCGAAGGAATACCGTCTTCTGGAATATCTGGCCAGAAACGCTCACCAGGTACTGAGTCGAACGCAAATCGCGGAAAGCGCATGGGATCAGGACTTCTTCAGCGACTCAAATGTCGTCGATGTCTATATAAGATATTTGAGGAAGAAGATAGATGATCCATTTCCAACCAAACTCATTAATACGGTGAGAGGCTTCGGTTATAGACTGGGTTGA